The proteins below come from a single Opitutales bacterium genomic window:
- a CDS encoding peptide chain release factor 2, whose translation MKLAPRWKKSCVVPDTSGGIFDVDNKKTRIGELDAKMADPGFWDDQNASQAIISEANTLKSAIKPLVDYQDKIDEYQTMEELVEESDPDEAEMMAEEANTLAAELFDQIDALEIASFLDEPMDKCNAIVSINAGAGGTESCDWADMLLRMYTRWGERQGYGVEILDLVPGEEAGISKAELRVAGVNAYGYARAERGVHRLVRISPFDSNKRRHTSFCAVDVIAELDDDIEVDIRPEDLRIDTYRASGKGGQHVNKTESAIRITHLPTNIVVACQNERSQHKNKATAMKMLKSRVYEKIQDEKRSELEKYYGDKGEIGWGNQIRSYVFQPYQMVKDLRTGVDNGNVQGVMDGDLEKFIHSWLRAGKPRSRNKDIQMED comes from the coding sequence CTGAAACTCGCTCCCAGATGGAAGAAATCGTGCGTCGTGCCGGACACCTCTGGAGGTATCTTTGACGTCGATAACAAGAAGACGCGCATCGGCGAGCTGGATGCGAAAATGGCAGATCCAGGTTTCTGGGACGATCAAAACGCCTCCCAAGCCATCATCAGCGAGGCCAATACTCTGAAGAGCGCCATCAAGCCGCTTGTCGATTACCAAGATAAAATCGACGAGTATCAGACTATGGAGGAGCTCGTTGAGGAGTCGGATCCCGACGAAGCCGAAATGATGGCAGAGGAAGCAAATACCCTAGCTGCCGAATTATTTGATCAGATCGACGCCCTGGAAATCGCCAGTTTCTTGGACGAGCCAATGGACAAGTGTAATGCCATTGTGAGCATTAATGCCGGGGCAGGGGGTACCGAGTCATGCGATTGGGCGGATATGCTCCTGCGTATGTATACACGCTGGGGGGAACGTCAGGGCTATGGAGTCGAGATCCTTGACCTGGTCCCGGGTGAAGAGGCAGGTATTTCCAAAGCAGAATTACGCGTGGCAGGCGTGAATGCTTACGGCTATGCTCGGGCTGAACGGGGGGTGCATCGGCTCGTGCGCATTAGCCCTTTTGACAGTAATAAACGCCGTCATACGTCATTTTGTGCAGTCGACGTGATCGCTGAGCTCGATGACGACATTGAAGTAGACATTCGCCCTGAGGATCTTCGTATCGACACGTATCGGGCATCCGGCAAAGGCGGCCAGCATGTCAATAAGACTGAATCTGCCATCCGCATCACTCATTTACCCACCAACATCGTGGTGGCCTGCCAAAACGAGCGTTCTCAGCATAAGAATAAAGCCACGGCCATGAAAATGCTGAAGTCTAGAGTCTATGAAAAAATCCAGGACGAGAAGCGCTCGGAACTGGAGAAATATTATGGCGACAAGGGTGAGATCGGCTGGGGCAACCAAATCCGCTCGTATGTGTTTCAACCGTATCAAATGGTGAAGGACTTGCGGACAGGGGTGGACAATGGCAATGTCCAGGGAGTGATGGACGGAGATCTTGAGAAATTTATCCATAGTTGGCTGCGCGCCGGAAAGCCGCGCTCACGCAATAAAGATATCCAGATGGAGGATTGA
- a CDS encoding serine/threonine-protein phosphatase — translation MSHFQRLSGFAATDVGKERPNNEDALFLGIAGGSDVTGKKVELAITTENPIVMAAVADGVGGSAGGEIASQMALDTINKQLKQFGATFDQGNAAPLLEEAALEAHFQIRKEIRNKPDLFGMATTLSAIIMSSQGAWLLHVGDSRCYRFRDKELEQVSMDHSPVAALLREGKISEDEALNHPLQSYIDQALGGEDDDFRPQPDVIPIEMQPGDRWMLCSDGLSDSLYPKQLKALFNDLAKEDCATIGQALIDAALKASGHDNTTLAIIDIPTLAQGLVRLFRR, via the coding sequence ATGTCGCATTTTCAGAGATTAAGCGGATTCGCAGCTACTGATGTAGGAAAAGAGCGCCCTAATAATGAAGATGCCCTCTTCCTCGGCATTGCTGGGGGATCTGATGTGACAGGAAAGAAGGTAGAGTTAGCAATTACTACGGAAAACCCGATCGTCATGGCAGCGGTAGCTGACGGGGTTGGCGGCAGTGCTGGAGGCGAAATCGCCAGCCAAATGGCACTCGACACCATCAACAAACAATTGAAGCAGTTTGGAGCGACATTCGATCAGGGAAACGCGGCGCCCCTCCTCGAAGAAGCGGCACTGGAAGCTCATTTTCAGATAAGGAAAGAAATCAGAAACAAGCCGGATTTGTTCGGTATGGCGACAACGCTATCCGCTATTATCATGTCATCACAGGGAGCTTGGCTGCTCCACGTCGGAGACAGTCGCTGCTATCGATTCCGCGACAAAGAGCTGGAACAGGTCAGTATGGACCACTCTCCGGTGGCAGCCCTGCTTAGAGAGGGAAAAATCTCTGAAGACGAAGCACTGAACCATCCATTGCAGAGTTATATCGATCAAGCCCTCGGAGGCGAAGATGACGACTTTCGACCTCAACCGGACGTAATCCCAATAGAGATGCAACCGGGAGATCGCTGGATGCTCTGCTCGGATGGCCTCTCCGATTCACTCTATCCGAAACAACTCAAAGCGCTGTTCAACGATCTCGCCAAAGAAGACTGCGCCACCATCGGCCAAGCACTCATCGATGCGGCTCTCAAGGCATCGGGTCACGATAACACCACCCTGGCAATCATCGACATACCTACACTGGCTCAAGGTTTGGTCCGATTGTTCAGGCGTTGA
- the raiA gene encoding ribosome-associated translation inhibitor RaiA — MKQHDVIISGNHLDLTDSIKNIVIQKVEKLYQHENRIIRLRVELDLEKNKKSDDQHVAKCLLERRGPTIVVSAKSEDLYKSIDLMVQKMDRQLRRASRLDRVKRKQTHSIDIPADLPKVDAA, encoded by the coding sequence ATGAAGCAACACGATGTCATTATCTCAGGAAACCACCTAGACCTGACAGATTCTATCAAGAACATCGTAATTCAAAAGGTTGAGAAACTATACCAGCACGAAAACCGGATTATTCGTCTGCGTGTGGAGCTCGACCTCGAGAAAAACAAGAAATCGGACGATCAACATGTAGCCAAATGCTTGCTGGAGCGCCGTGGCCCGACGATCGTCGTGTCTGCAAAATCTGAGGACCTCTACAAATCAATCGATTTGATGGTCCAAAAGATGGATCGGCAATTGCGCCGGGCTTCTCGCCTGGACCGGGTGAAACGGAAACAAACCCATTCCATAGACATCCCAGCCGATCTGCCCAAGGTGGATGCTGCCTGA
- a CDS encoding DUF3891 family protein, protein MLRLEKDNGWILITHPAHGKLAGHFAAAWGNETFLHPEPIDLVNLGVTHHDDAWAVRDADPFVTREGLPSAFSKELVGTYDSFEEIDMADYLAVRGAAAEKVAEHAAYSAILVSMHTHNLLTAHVDPATLTEDQAGQLDTFLKEQTARRVAWIEACSTDPKLTANATPEALQWGFEFLQACDSLSLIACVGYQEPIFLQHEHPMADGSKTKVRCEHLGEHRFHLDPLPFQGSEQSFSVPYRFVKGIEFQDNDALRRAWHAAPEQMLEISFCKRS, encoded by the coding sequence ATGCTTAGACTAGAGAAAGATAATGGGTGGATCCTCATTACCCACCCAGCGCACGGAAAATTGGCCGGCCATTTTGCTGCGGCTTGGGGCAACGAAACCTTTCTCCACCCGGAGCCAATCGATCTTGTGAACTTGGGTGTGACTCACCACGACGATGCCTGGGCTGTGCGCGATGCCGATCCCTTTGTGACACGTGAAGGGCTGCCCAGCGCATTTTCCAAGGAGCTTGTTGGCACCTATGATTCCTTTGAAGAAATCGATATGGCTGATTATCTGGCGGTGCGGGGTGCGGCGGCGGAAAAAGTAGCAGAGCATGCCGCTTATTCCGCGATACTGGTCTCGATGCACACGCATAATTTGCTGACCGCCCATGTCGATCCCGCCACGCTTACCGAGGATCAAGCCGGGCAGCTCGACACCTTCTTGAAAGAGCAAACAGCACGACGTGTCGCGTGGATTGAAGCGTGCTCTACTGATCCGAAACTTACAGCAAATGCGACGCCGGAAGCCCTACAATGGGGCTTTGAATTTCTCCAAGCCTGCGACAGCCTTTCCCTCATTGCATGTGTGGGTTATCAAGAGCCGATCTTTCTCCAGCATGAGCATCCGATGGCCGACGGCTCTAAGACGAAAGTCCGCTGTGAGCACCTGGGTGAACATCGCTTCCATCTTGATCCATTACCTTTCCAAGGCAGCGAACAATCGTTCTCCGTGCCTTATCGTTTCGTGAAAGGAATTGAGTTTCAGGATAATGACGCTTTGCGCCGCGCTTGGCATGCAGCACCTGAGCAGATGCTGGAGATCAGTTTCTGCAAAAGGAGTTGA
- the topB gene encoding DNA topoisomerase III: MKKLVIAEKPSVATDLARVLGKVPKKGDYFENDELVIASAVGHVVGLCMPEDIDKKRYGFWRLSELPIIPDKFDLKPDEKNADQFKLLQKLIKRKDITEIINACDAGREGELIFRYIVELSKTKKPTQRMWMVSMTPEGIREAWGKLRTEAMMDPLSDAAHSRSESDWLIGINGTRAITKRMYGRARNVATVGRVQTPTLAMVWEREQAIKAFKPTPFWRIHGTFSIAEGQYTGLLQRSNYDKKKATEHDRPDRFWEKPEAERLLDLIQNAPLATVTDTKKRTRQSAPRLYDLTTLQREANSRYGFPAGKTLRVAQALYERHKMITYPRTDSKSLPEDYANNCYQALRNLAAPLNAFAEKVIAKNWINPKNKRIFNNAGVSDHFAIIPTDANPKKLSDDEIKVFDMIARRFIAAFYPMAEFDVTTRLSVVDPDHTFKIEGKVLVVPGYLEVYGKQTDDDTLPALTDADGNPAQAKILEAELEDDATRPPPRYTEATLLAAMEGAGKLVEDEDLADAMKGKGLGTPATRASIIDHLAYEKYIERLGRDLAPTAKADDVMAFLQAVRADVLTSPTLTGEWEYKLHQVEEGTLSRDDFMKAIVELTKEIVERTKNFDEVDDELPLSNIVSPTDGQPMREALRAWKSQDGEVSIFKTIGNRKMQPNEIQELLQNGKVGPLDNFRSKMGKPYSAMLKFEDNKVALDFGGGDEGEEGDIGDLSQYPVVGTDPVTGGKVHAAPNAYISENYEKGGKNNALRINRTMLGLTLPEDQISKLLSEKKTDLIKGFRSNRTKRLFDAHLLLKDDNKIGFDFPPRPPRKKKAAKKKRS; the protein is encoded by the coding sequence ATGAAGAAACTTGTCATCGCGGAAAAACCCTCCGTCGCCACCGACCTCGCCCGCGTGCTGGGCAAAGTGCCCAAAAAGGGAGACTACTTTGAGAATGATGAGTTGGTGATCGCGTCCGCTGTGGGCCATGTCGTCGGCCTATGCATGCCCGAAGACATCGATAAAAAACGCTATGGATTCTGGCGACTCAGCGAACTGCCGATCATCCCTGACAAGTTTGATTTGAAACCGGATGAAAAGAACGCCGATCAATTCAAGCTACTTCAGAAACTAATCAAGCGGAAGGACATCACAGAGATCATCAACGCCTGTGATGCCGGCCGTGAAGGGGAGCTCATTTTCCGCTACATCGTCGAACTGAGTAAGACCAAGAAGCCGACACAGCGCATGTGGATGGTGTCAATGACCCCAGAAGGCATACGCGAAGCTTGGGGCAAACTGCGCACCGAAGCCATGATGGATCCGCTCTCTGATGCCGCGCATTCACGTTCAGAATCAGATTGGCTCATCGGCATCAATGGCACGCGCGCCATCACCAAGCGTATGTATGGGCGTGCACGCAACGTCGCAACTGTCGGACGCGTGCAAACACCTACCCTCGCGATGGTATGGGAGCGCGAACAAGCTATCAAAGCCTTCAAACCCACACCCTTCTGGCGCATTCACGGCACTTTTTCGATCGCCGAAGGCCAATACACCGGACTTCTCCAGCGCTCCAACTACGACAAAAAAAAGGCTACCGAGCATGATCGACCGGACAGATTTTGGGAGAAACCAGAAGCCGAGCGCCTTCTAGATCTGATACAAAACGCGCCACTCGCCACGGTTACAGACACCAAGAAACGCACCCGCCAATCCGCCCCACGCCTCTACGATCTTACAACCTTGCAGCGCGAAGCAAATAGTCGCTATGGCTTCCCCGCCGGAAAAACACTTCGCGTAGCTCAAGCCCTCTACGAGCGACATAAGATGATCACGTATCCGCGGACTGATAGCAAATCACTACCCGAGGATTACGCGAACAACTGCTACCAAGCACTGCGCAACCTCGCAGCGCCCCTAAATGCCTTTGCCGAGAAAGTAATCGCAAAAAACTGGATCAACCCAAAGAACAAGCGTATTTTCAACAATGCTGGGGTTTCGGATCACTTCGCAATCATCCCCACCGATGCCAACCCCAAGAAACTGAGTGATGATGAGATCAAAGTGTTCGACATGATCGCTCGGCGCTTCATCGCAGCCTTCTACCCGATGGCGGAATTCGATGTCACCACCCGCCTCTCCGTCGTCGACCCAGACCATACTTTTAAGATTGAAGGCAAAGTCCTCGTCGTTCCCGGTTATTTAGAAGTATACGGCAAACAAACCGATGACGACACACTCCCTGCTCTTACCGACGCTGACGGCAATCCAGCCCAGGCCAAAATACTAGAGGCAGAACTTGAAGACGATGCTACCCGGCCTCCACCGCGCTATACTGAGGCCACCCTACTCGCGGCAATGGAAGGCGCAGGTAAACTCGTAGAAGACGAAGATCTCGCCGATGCCATGAAAGGCAAAGGCCTTGGCACTCCAGCAACGCGCGCCTCCATCATCGATCACCTCGCCTACGAAAAATATATCGAGCGCCTCGGTCGAGACCTCGCTCCTACCGCCAAAGCAGATGACGTCATGGCGTTCTTGCAAGCAGTCCGTGCCGATGTCCTCACCAGTCCCACGTTAACCGGCGAATGGGAGTATAAGCTACACCAGGTCGAGGAAGGAACACTCTCGCGCGACGATTTTATGAAGGCTATCGTCGAACTGACCAAAGAGATCGTAGAACGGACCAAAAATTTCGACGAAGTAGACGACGAGCTCCCGCTGTCGAACATTGTTTCTCCGACCGACGGCCAGCCCATGCGCGAAGCACTCCGCGCATGGAAGTCTCAAGATGGCGAAGTGAGCATCTTCAAAACCATCGGTAATCGCAAGATGCAGCCAAATGAGATCCAAGAACTCCTCCAAAATGGTAAAGTAGGGCCACTCGACAACTTCCGGAGTAAGATGGGCAAACCCTATTCAGCTATGCTCAAATTTGAGGACAATAAAGTCGCCCTCGATTTTGGCGGAGGCGACGAAGGAGAAGAGGGTGACATCGGCGACCTGAGTCAATACCCGGTCGTCGGCACCGACCCAGTAACCGGCGGTAAAGTCCACGCAGCCCCCAACGCCTATATTTCTGAAAATTACGAGAAAGGTGGCAAAAACAACGCCCTGCGGATCAACCGTACCATGCTTGGCCTCACGCTCCCGGAAGATCAAATAAGCAAACTTTTGAGCGAGAAAAAGACCGACCTCATCAAAGGTTTCCGTTCCAACCGCACCAAACGCCTCTTCGACGCCCATCTCTTACTAAAGGACGATAACAAAATCGGTTTCGATTTTCCACCCCGTCCCCCGCGCAAGAAAAAAGCCGCGAAAAAGAAACGCAGCTGA
- a CDS encoding AMP-binding protein: protein MNFIESFSWIISEADRPRYALHVARCLGADPEIGPRASWIQETDPVLFLGRLAAGLEKKEKLWLVPPRWSNTEKDALEEQVEADFSFGEPGDILIPTGGSSGQIKCARHTWDTLKAAADALFARLGMPIGSWIHLPLAHVSGLMPVVRAVVSGGSVRFGNEVATRPENLQGVWTTSIVGTQLKRILDAGETSAYHAFDIVFIGGGPVDSVLLEAARDVGLALAPCYGATETAAMVSYLEPDQFGQGQVNAGSLLPGVSIESDENGQLLITSPANCLGYAGQPRCAPGTPWQSGDLGTLTDDRLSIQGRVDRLIITGGEKVNPLEVESALRSLPAVIDALVVGQVDAEWGERVVAWVVSEDGFQPDNVSLPLARYKWPRNYVLVEKLPLQGNGKVDPVALAKLLAEL, encoded by the coding sequence ATGAACTTCATCGAGTCGTTTAGTTGGATTATTTCTGAAGCAGATCGCCCCCGATACGCTTTGCACGTGGCGCGATGTCTCGGTGCCGATCCTGAGATCGGCCCGCGTGCGTCATGGATTCAAGAGACAGACCCCGTCCTATTTCTTGGTCGACTCGCTGCGGGCTTAGAAAAAAAGGAGAAGCTTTGGCTCGTCCCACCGCGTTGGTCGAACACGGAGAAAGATGCTCTGGAGGAACAGGTAGAAGCGGATTTTTCCTTTGGCGAACCCGGTGACATATTGATTCCGACTGGGGGGAGCTCGGGTCAGATTAAATGCGCGCGGCACACGTGGGACACCCTAAAAGCCGCCGCCGATGCATTGTTTGCACGCCTCGGCATGCCGATTGGAAGTTGGATTCATCTTCCTTTAGCTCATGTCAGTGGATTGATGCCAGTGGTGCGTGCTGTTGTGAGCGGTGGAAGTGTTCGGTTTGGGAATGAGGTTGCGACTCGGCCGGAAAACTTGCAAGGGGTATGGACGACTTCGATCGTGGGTACCCAGCTCAAGCGCATTCTGGATGCGGGTGAAACATCGGCGTACCATGCCTTTGACATCGTCTTCATCGGAGGGGGTCCCGTCGACTCGGTGCTCTTGGAAGCCGCTCGCGACGTAGGACTTGCCCTAGCTCCTTGTTATGGAGCGACGGAGACAGCAGCGATGGTGAGCTACCTTGAGCCTGATCAGTTCGGCCAGGGTCAGGTGAATGCAGGTAGCTTGCTTCCGGGAGTTAGCATCGAGTCCGATGAGAACGGTCAACTGTTGATAACCAGCCCAGCAAATTGCTTAGGTTATGCCGGGCAGCCGCGATGTGCCCCAGGCACGCCCTGGCAGAGTGGAGACTTGGGGACACTCACTGATGACCGCCTTAGCATCCAGGGTCGAGTAGACCGCCTCATCATTACCGGAGGCGAGAAAGTGAACCCATTGGAGGTAGAGTCAGCTCTAAGGTCACTGCCTGCGGTCATAGATGCTTTGGTTGTGGGACAAGTAGATGCAGAATGGGGTGAGCGGGTGGTCGCATGGGTTGTTTCAGAGGACGGATTTCAGCCCGATAATGTTTCCTTGCCACTGGCTCGTTATAAGTGGCCCCGAAACTATGTTTTGGTCGAAAAACTGCCGCTACAGGGAAACGGCAAGGTCGATCCGGTGGCTCTAGCCAAGTTACTTGCTGAGCTCTAG
- a CDS encoding alanine--glyoxylate aminotransferase family protein: protein MSYKLYIPGPIEVSDKTYAAMTTPVFGHRSTDFVGLYQSIQPSLQKLFYTRDPVFISTSSAWGIMEGALRNLCQKKVLNCMSGAFSDKWYDVSKRMGLEADALEFEWGTPVNPEAIRARLSTGEYDVITLVHNETSTGVMSPIEAIMDVIREFPDVISVVDTVSSFSAVKIDKDALGIDVMLLGTQKALALPPGMALFSVSDRAMDRAEATPGRGYYFDFIEFKKNHAKGMTPSTPVIPLMFALKSKLEDIEAEGLEARYARHAHLNAMVHEWVRKHDFEFFATPYEVASKTLTCVKNNRELNLPVFIATLKDRYNCVIDGGYGKIKGKTFRISNMGDETEDSMATLLSQLDTLINEGIGLK, encoded by the coding sequence ATGAGTTACAAACTCTACATTCCAGGCCCTATCGAGGTATCCGACAAAACTTACGCAGCGATGACTACGCCCGTCTTCGGTCATCGCAGCACAGATTTCGTGGGGCTATATCAATCGATACAACCGAGCCTTCAGAAACTGTTTTACACGAGGGACCCTGTATTCATCAGCACAAGTAGCGCCTGGGGAATTATGGAAGGCGCACTCCGTAACCTGTGCCAAAAGAAAGTGCTCAACTGCATGAGCGGAGCCTTCTCTGACAAATGGTATGATGTATCCAAACGCATGGGGTTAGAAGCCGACGCACTCGAATTTGAATGGGGAACACCGGTAAATCCTGAAGCCATTCGTGCCCGTCTCAGCACAGGCGAATACGACGTCATTACCCTTGTCCATAACGAAACCTCTACTGGCGTCATGAGTCCGATTGAGGCAATCATGGACGTCATCCGCGAGTTTCCGGATGTCATCTCGGTCGTTGATACCGTCAGCTCCTTCTCTGCCGTTAAAATCGACAAAGATGCATTGGGCATTGATGTCATGCTGCTCGGCACACAAAAGGCCCTAGCTCTCCCTCCTGGCATGGCCCTGTTCTCAGTTTCTGATCGCGCAATGGACCGAGCGGAAGCGACACCGGGTCGCGGCTATTATTTTGATTTTATCGAGTTTAAGAAAAACCATGCAAAAGGCATGACCCCAAGCACACCGGTCATTCCCCTCATGTTCGCCTTAAAGTCTAAGCTCGAAGACATTGAAGCAGAAGGCCTCGAAGCTCGGTATGCACGCCACGCGCACCTCAACGCAATGGTGCACGAATGGGTGCGAAAACATGACTTCGAATTTTTTGCTACGCCTTACGAAGTTGCATCCAAGACACTCACCTGCGTGAAGAATAACCGCGAACTCAACCTACCCGTATTCATCGCCACTCTCAAAGACCGCTACAATTGCGTCATCGACGGCGGTTACGGGAAAATCAAAGGCAAAACGTTCCGCATCTCCAACATGGGAGATGAAACTGAAGACTCCATGGCCACCCTATTGAGTCAGCTTGACACTTTAATTAACGAAGGCATCGGCCTCAAATAA
- a CDS encoding transposase, producing the protein MRTRRIYGVAESAVYHCMTRTVNGEFFFEDREKEVMRKMLWQVAGFSGVEVLAYAVMSNHMHVLVRVCGAAKQVSDTELLRRYALLYPKPTDHQPMDLAVLKQALEVNSEEGQRIRRILQARMGDLSEFMKTLKQRFSIWFNRSRGRYGPLWCDRFKSTVIEDNPAVLRTVAAYIDLNPIRAKLVDDPKDYRFCGYAEALAGQHQLKTALCAMTLHDDFSKALAVYRTVIFAKGVEPKRNGEGAGITEKAFDEVMHAEGALPLPVLLRQRIRYFTQGAVIGSSYFVEKHIAAWTELIGDRRKRLPKGMSGEAMSGLTSFKRLRKS; encoded by the coding sequence ATGAGAACTAGACGGATCTATGGAGTAGCTGAGAGCGCGGTTTATCACTGCATGACGCGGACGGTTAATGGTGAGTTTTTCTTTGAGGATCGGGAGAAGGAAGTGATGCGTAAGATGTTGTGGCAGGTGGCTGGCTTTTCGGGAGTGGAGGTATTGGCTTATGCAGTGATGTCGAATCACATGCATGTATTGGTGCGGGTGTGTGGTGCTGCGAAACAGGTTTCAGACACGGAATTGTTGAGGCGGTATGCGCTCTTGTATCCGAAACCAACAGATCATCAGCCTATGGATTTGGCAGTCCTGAAGCAGGCTTTGGAGGTGAATTCTGAGGAGGGGCAGCGAATACGTCGGATACTTCAAGCGCGTATGGGGGATTTGTCCGAATTTATGAAAACGCTGAAACAGCGTTTCTCGATTTGGTTTAATCGTAGCCGGGGCCGGTATGGACCACTCTGGTGTGATCGATTCAAGAGCACCGTTATCGAAGATAACCCAGCTGTGCTGCGGACAGTTGCCGCCTATATAGATCTGAATCCGATACGGGCGAAGCTGGTAGATGATCCAAAAGACTATCGCTTCTGTGGCTATGCTGAAGCCTTAGCTGGTCAACATCAGCTCAAGACGGCTCTCTGTGCGATGACCCTTCATGATGATTTCTCGAAGGCACTCGCTGTGTATCGGACGGTCATCTTTGCCAAGGGCGTGGAGCCCAAGCGAAATGGGGAGGGAGCTGGTATCACCGAGAAGGCTTTTGATGAAGTAATGCATGCTGAAGGTGCCCTACCCTTGCCAGTTCTTCTGCGTCAACGCATTCGCTATTTTACTCAAGGTGCTGTAATTGGGTCTTCGTATTTTGTAGAGAAGCATATCGCCGCATGGACGGAGCTTATCGGTGATCGTAGGAAACGCTTACCTAAAGGTATGTCCGGTGAGGCAATGAGCGGACTGACAAGCTTTAAGCGACTGCGGAAGTCTTAG
- a CDS encoding TolC family protein yields MSKPLVRVLLCLFGSFGSAWALDTEAVFPEEHFERLRSYLGIAANRVLGIEAIEEERRAWIDAGNAADRTQVSGLVYGAGILENREDGEFDERARVTWELNGERTLFRFSDGMEARRALGALEGSRVTLDARVDSAAWLLRVRVLYFELIAADAMADSFERALPVLRDQVETLEALGDSGRIAALDVEEAALWLYQIEGESRNADQRRRLLHADLSGFIGMNDIPEAGDAEKIRFRKVDRLTEVKATEKNTIMSRPADLERVESEIDGANAMAQIEESERWPRVVARSRVYQDELQGPRFDGTITRTNAEIMLGVEWKIWDSGRSASRARAHRLRAERLASTRARHLAAHHRHIRALEAELEGRVFDFEMAQRSLALQKRHLSAATEAARLDPQVLMEELGYQLDVLKTELDLARTISAYWHTRSRLVQKAMGEPFLQF; encoded by the coding sequence ATGAGCAAACCATTAGTCAGGGTTTTGTTATGTCTTTTCGGGTCTTTTGGATCTGCATGGGCACTCGACACTGAAGCCGTATTTCCCGAGGAGCATTTTGAGCGGCTTCGTTCTTATTTGGGGATCGCTGCGAATAGAGTATTGGGAATCGAGGCTATTGAAGAAGAACGCCGAGCTTGGATCGATGCGGGAAATGCCGCCGATAGGACACAGGTCAGTGGACTTGTTTATGGGGCGGGTATTCTTGAAAATCGAGAGGATGGAGAATTTGACGAACGTGCACGGGTGACATGGGAGCTGAATGGAGAGCGCACGCTCTTTCGCTTCTCCGATGGTATGGAAGCACGTCGTGCACTGGGAGCTCTTGAGGGATCACGCGTTACACTGGATGCACGTGTCGACTCCGCTGCTTGGCTACTCCGGGTGCGTGTGTTGTATTTCGAGCTGATCGCCGCAGATGCCATGGCCGATTCGTTTGAGCGCGCGCTCCCCGTCTTGCGAGACCAAGTGGAGACGCTGGAAGCATTGGGAGATAGTGGTCGTATCGCGGCTCTTGATGTGGAAGAAGCGGCCCTTTGGCTATATCAGATCGAAGGAGAGTCGCGCAATGCTGATCAACGCCGACGGCTCTTGCATGCGGATTTGAGTGGGTTTATCGGAATGAACGACATTCCAGAAGCAGGAGACGCGGAGAAGATTCGATTTCGGAAAGTGGATCGTTTGACTGAGGTCAAGGCTACGGAGAAGAACACCATCATGAGCCGTCCCGCTGATTTGGAACGTGTCGAGAGCGAGATCGATGGAGCGAATGCTATGGCTCAGATTGAAGAGTCTGAGCGTTGGCCTCGCGTGGTCGCGCGCAGTCGTGTCTATCAAGATGAGCTCCAGGGGCCTCGTTTTGACGGGACAATCACACGTACGAACGCTGAAATTATGCTCGGTGTGGAGTGGAAGATCTGGGATAGCGGTCGTTCAGCTAGCCGTGCGCGTGCACACCGCTTGCGGGCAGAACGTTTGGCTTCGACCCGCGCACGCCATTTGGCCGCCCACCATAGGCATATACGTGCTTTAGAAGCGGAACTCGAGGGGCGCGTGTTTGATTTTGAAATGGCGCAGCGTAGTTTGGCCCTGCAAAAAAGGCATTTGAGTGCAGCTACCGAGGCCGCACGGCTAGATCCGCAGGTCTTAATGGAAGAGCTCGGCTATCAGCTGGATGTGTTAAAGACGGAGCTGGATCTCGCTCGGACAATATCTGCGTATTGGCATACCCGTTCACGTTTGGTGCAGAAGGCCATGGGTGAGCCGTTTTTGCAATTTTAG